The proteins below are encoded in one region of Aquisphaera giovannonii:
- the hemA gene encoding glutamyl-tRNA reductase: MKLLALGVDHRSAPAGVREALAFDGPKCDRALERLPREFPGSEVVILSTCNRVEVYLAGPADCVPDADGLGSFLADFHGVRPDVCAGHLVSYHDEGVVGHLFRVSASLESLVLGEGQILGQVREAYRTAVERKTVGPVYHTVFQSALRVGKAVREKTGMDQGKLSVASVAVDVAREVFDTFADKTVLVIGAGKMGELTLQHLKALSPGRILVTNRDPTRAEAAARRWGGVAVPFDRLGQALVEADLVVSTTAASEPIVTHDQYVRVQRARRNRLALILDIAIPRDFDARIGDLDQVALYHVDDLRAQAEQNLQRRQRGIEPALVIIERETADCYSLLRHQQAAGAILRQIGSNADAIRGRELESLFASRPNLSDEDREAIARMAARLQNQFLHHPRAAVRSAVAGARDEQPHHFLSAVRHLFGLGDPPPGPLKKTT; encoded by the coding sequence GTGAAGCTGCTGGCCCTGGGCGTCGACCACCGCTCCGCGCCGGCCGGCGTGCGCGAGGCCCTCGCGTTCGACGGCCCGAAGTGCGACCGGGCGCTGGAGCGGCTGCCGCGGGAGTTCCCCGGCAGCGAGGTGGTCATCCTCTCGACCTGCAACCGCGTGGAGGTCTACCTCGCCGGGCCCGCCGACTGCGTGCCGGACGCCGACGGCCTCGGCTCGTTCCTGGCCGACTTCCACGGCGTCCGCCCCGACGTCTGCGCCGGGCACCTGGTCAGCTACCACGACGAGGGCGTGGTCGGGCACCTCTTCCGCGTCTCCGCCAGCCTGGAGAGCCTGGTGCTGGGCGAGGGCCAGATCCTCGGCCAGGTCCGCGAGGCGTACCGCACGGCGGTCGAGCGGAAGACCGTCGGCCCGGTCTACCACACGGTCTTCCAGTCGGCCCTGCGGGTGGGCAAGGCGGTCCGCGAGAAGACCGGCATGGACCAGGGCAAGCTCTCCGTCGCCAGCGTCGCCGTGGACGTGGCGCGGGAGGTCTTCGACACCTTCGCGGACAAGACCGTCCTGGTCATCGGCGCCGGCAAGATGGGGGAGCTGACGCTCCAGCACCTGAAGGCGCTGAGCCCCGGCCGGATCCTCGTCACCAACCGCGACCCGACCCGGGCCGAGGCCGCCGCGCGGCGATGGGGCGGCGTCGCCGTCCCGTTCGACCGGCTGGGCCAGGCGCTCGTCGAGGCCGACCTGGTCGTCAGCACGACGGCCGCCTCCGAGCCGATCGTCACCCACGACCAGTACGTCCGCGTCCAGCGGGCGAGGCGGAACCGGCTGGCCCTGATCCTGGACATCGCCATCCCCCGCGACTTCGACGCGAGGATCGGCGACCTGGACCAGGTGGCGCTCTACCACGTGGACGACCTGCGGGCCCAGGCCGAGCAGAACCTCCAGCGCCGCCAGAGGGGGATCGAGCCGGCGCTGGTGATCATCGAGCGGGAGACGGCCGACTGCTACTCGCTGCTCCGGCACCAGCAGGCGGCCGGGGCGATCCTCCGGCAGATCGGCAGCAACGCCGACGCGATCCGCGGCCGGGAGCTCGAGTCGCTCTTCGCCAGCCGGCCGAACCTCAGCGACGAGGACCGCGAGGCGATCGCCCGGATGGCCGCCCGGCTCCAGAACCAGTTCCTCCACCACCCCCGCGCCGCGGTCCGCTCCGCCGTCGCCGGGGCCAGGGACGAGCAGCCGCACCACTTCCTCTCCGCCGTCCGCCACCTGTTCGGCCTGGGGGATCCGCCCCCGGGCCCCCTGAAGAAGACGACCTGA
- a CDS encoding cytochrome C assembly family protein, translating to MDRLQILCFAGTYGLALAAELARLVVRSPIRWHLTVILTALGWLVQTLYLANLAVKEGVPLPVTTSFESMMVLSWIVGLIGLYLMLHWPRNVAVGVFVLPLVLGLIAAAGRFAPRGPEWVESGMFAFWGTVHGIFLLAGAVCTCLAFAAGLMYLAQMRRLKAKRPAPSGFSLPSLEQSERVNRAAITVAFPLLTFGLLIGMVLSVKARAEAVAAAAGEVAGAGAAAAVYGGVPVIRWSDPKVVSALGMWAVFAALLHARFRPAMRGRSVMLLTIVAFAFLVFTWVGVEALRLPTAHGAARVAGGSS from the coding sequence ATGGATCGGCTGCAAATCCTCTGCTTCGCGGGCACCTACGGCCTGGCGCTGGCCGCCGAGCTGGCCAGGCTCGTGGTGCGCAGCCCGATCCGATGGCACCTGACGGTGATCCTGACGGCCCTGGGCTGGCTCGTGCAGACGCTCTACCTGGCCAACCTCGCCGTCAAGGAGGGGGTCCCGCTGCCGGTGACGACGTCCTTCGAGTCGATGATGGTCCTGTCCTGGATCGTCGGCCTGATCGGCCTGTACCTGATGCTCCACTGGCCGAGGAACGTCGCCGTGGGGGTGTTCGTGCTGCCCCTGGTCCTGGGCCTGATCGCCGCCGCGGGCCGGTTCGCGCCGCGGGGCCCGGAGTGGGTGGAATCCGGGATGTTCGCCTTCTGGGGGACGGTGCACGGCATCTTCCTCTTGGCCGGGGCGGTCTGCACCTGCCTGGCCTTCGCGGCGGGCCTGATGTACCTGGCGCAGATGCGGCGGCTGAAGGCCAAGCGGCCGGCGCCGTCGGGGTTCTCGCTGCCGAGCCTGGAGCAATCCGAGCGGGTCAACCGCGCGGCGATCACGGTGGCCTTCCCGCTGCTGACCTTCGGGCTGCTGATCGGCATGGTCCTGAGCGTGAAGGCCCGGGCCGAGGCGGTCGCGGCGGCGGCCGGGGAGGTGGCGGGCGCGGGGGCGGCCGCGGCGGTCTACGGCGGCGTCCCGGTGATCCGCTGGAGCGACCCGAAGGTCGTCAGCGCCCTGGGCATGTGGGCGGTCTTCGCGGCCCTCCTGCACGCGAGGTTCCGGCCGGCGATGAGGGGGCGGAGCGTGATGCTCCTGACGATCGTGGCCTTCGCGTTCCTGGTGTTCACCTGGGTGGGGGTGGAGGCGCTGCGGCTGCCGACGGCCCACGGCGCGGCCCGCGTGGCGGGGGGCTCGTCGTGA
- a CDS encoding tetratricopeptide repeat protein, translating to MARRPTRSAARTRPSPPSPTAPSPARARPRPGSRPWWRSRRAALGGAALAAAAVALAAMLLAPAGPRRQRARAEDLARAHDWKGAREAWRRINASPGADAASLLGEAKACLAQGLAGQAEGLLLRAADADPSAPEPWLLLLEILRVEDRPGEALRLGRRALDGLDPAGRRDLLRELTFAALTDVPDDNARTYLRRWIDADPFDMDARIALVRRIAADPRGDDPDRDSRLAELERLAAAHPDHLPAREALITALADAGEADRGRVLLEAWPAGRRDARYWGALGRWELDIERRPDRAAEALARAVAEAPQDWRIHYRLARAYQALRRPDDARREAESVRRIRELLDPLTLGPQLEAAFARPGDPASALALASLCDRAGLAHLADAWRALPPDPAAARDPLPPRSGLGAH from the coding sequence ATGGCACGCCGCCCGACCAGGTCCGCCGCCCGCACCCGCCCGTCGCCGCCCAGCCCAACGGCCCCGAGCCCCGCCCGGGCCCGCCCGCGGCCCGGCAGTCGCCCGTGGTGGCGGTCCCGGCGGGCGGCCCTCGGCGGGGCCGCCCTCGCCGCGGCCGCGGTCGCCCTCGCGGCGATGCTCCTGGCCCCGGCCGGCCCGAGGCGGCAGCGGGCCCGCGCGGAGGACCTGGCGAGGGCCCACGACTGGAAGGGGGCCCGCGAGGCCTGGCGGCGGATCAACGCCTCCCCGGGGGCCGACGCCGCCAGCCTCCTGGGCGAGGCGAAGGCCTGCCTGGCCCAGGGCCTGGCCGGCCAGGCCGAGGGCCTCCTCCTCCGCGCCGCCGACGCCGACCCCTCGGCCCCCGAGCCCTGGCTCCTGCTCCTGGAGATCCTCCGCGTCGAGGACCGGCCCGGCGAGGCCCTCCGGCTCGGCCGCCGGGCCCTCGACGGCCTGGACCCCGCCGGCCGCCGCGACCTCCTCCGCGAGCTCACCTTCGCCGCCCTCACCGACGTCCCCGACGACAACGCGCGCACCTACCTCCGGCGCTGGATCGACGCGGACCCCTTCGACATGGACGCCCGCATCGCCCTGGTCCGCCGGATCGCCGCCGACCCCCGCGGCGACGACCCCGACCGCGACTCCCGCCTCGCCGAGCTCGAGCGCCTCGCCGCCGCCCACCCCGACCACCTCCCCGCCCGCGAGGCCCTCATCACCGCCCTGGCCGACGCCGGCGAGGCCGACCGCGGCCGCGTCCTCCTGGAGGCCTGGCCCGCCGGCCGCCGCGACGCCCGCTACTGGGGCGCCCTCGGCCGCTGGGAGCTCGACATCGAGCGGCGGCCCGACCGCGCCGCCGAGGCCCTCGCCCGCGCCGTCGCCGAGGCCCCCCAGGACTGGCGGATCCACTACCGGCTCGCCCGCGCCTACCAGGCCCTCCGCCGCCCCGACGACGCCCGCCGCGAGGCGGAGTCCGTCCGACGCATCCGAGAGCTCCTCGACCCCCTGACCCTCGGGCCCCAGCTCGAGGCCGCCTTCGCCCGCCCCGGCGACCCCGCCTCCGCCCTCGCCCTGGCCTCCCTCTGCGACCGGGCCGGCCTGGCCCACCTGGCCGACGCCTGGCGGGCCCTCCCCCCGGACCCCGCCGCCGCCCGGGATCCGCTGCCCCCCCGCAGCGGCCTCGGGGCCCATTAG
- a CDS encoding GGDEF domain-containing protein → MMIEAHASARPDADMDLKTRHRPAAGPVPRRGPYAEPERMMDDLDPVDLPRKVLLIEPCRDEQAWLRNELAGGQMEVYTAADLITARRAVSLFRPNLILAQLRLPTHGGLELVRLLKGDAETRPIPVILYADLATADERVLALDLGAADVVTRPFAAAELIARVRAAIRARHLVEILEARAHIDALTGLANRGLLEDRLPREWEGCRRRGQPLSILMADLDHFKSINDTYGHAAGDEVLRRAAAAMAHSVRVSDLVARYGGEEFVVVAPDCGPETAIDLAERFRLAVAALRIVEHGVPIPVTASVGVASVVADDLDDATPAALLKRADDALYHAKQSGRNATYTNHPTRGMLLAPAT, encoded by the coding sequence ATGATGATCGAGGCCCACGCCTCCGCGCGTCCCGACGCGGACATGGACCTGAAGACCCGGCACAGGCCGGCCGCGGGCCCGGTCCCGCGCCGGGGCCCGTACGCGGAGCCGGAGCGGATGATGGACGACCTGGACCCCGTCGACCTGCCTCGCAAGGTCCTCCTCATCGAGCCCTGCCGCGACGAGCAGGCGTGGCTCAGGAACGAGCTGGCCGGCGGCCAGATGGAGGTCTACACGGCGGCCGACCTGATCACGGCGAGGCGGGCCGTCTCGCTGTTCCGGCCCAACCTGATCCTCGCCCAGCTCCGCCTCCCCACGCACGGCGGGCTCGAGCTGGTCCGCCTGCTGAAGGGGGACGCCGAGACCCGGCCGATCCCCGTGATCCTCTACGCCGACCTCGCCACCGCCGACGAGCGGGTCCTCGCCCTGGACCTCGGCGCGGCCGACGTCGTCACCAGGCCCTTCGCCGCCGCCGAGCTCATCGCCAGGGTCCGCGCGGCGATCCGCGCCCGGCACCTCGTGGAGATCCTGGAGGCGAGGGCCCACATCGACGCCCTCACCGGCCTGGCCAACCGCGGCCTGCTGGAGGACCGCCTCCCCCGCGAGTGGGAGGGATGCCGCCGCCGCGGCCAGCCCCTGTCGATTCTGATGGCCGACCTCGACCACTTCAAGTCCATCAACGACACATACGGCCACGCCGCCGGCGACGAGGTCCTCCGCCGGGCCGCCGCCGCCATGGCCCACTCCGTCCGCGTCAGCGACCTGGTCGCCCGCTACGGCGGCGAGGAGTTCGTGGTCGTCGCCCCCGACTGCGGCCCCGAGACGGCCATCGACCTCGCCGAGCGCTTCCGCCTGGCCGTCGCCGCCCTCCGGATCGTCGAGCACGGCGTCCCCATCCCCGTCACCGCCTCCGTCGGCGTCGCCAGCGTCGTCGCCGACGACCTCGACGACGCCACCCCCGCGGCGCTCCTGAAGCGGGCCGACGACGCCCTCTACCACGCCAAGCAGTCCGGTCGCAACGCGACCTACACCAACCACCCCACCCGCGGCATGCTCCTCGCCCCGGCCACCTGA
- a CDS encoding UDP-glucose dehydrogenase family protein yields the protein MKIAVIGTGYVGLVQGTCLAESGNDVVCIDKIAEKVEGLKRGKIPIYEPGLAELVHRNTRDGRLSFTTSLAEGIREAEIVFIAVGTPQGDHGGADLSGVWAVGTQVAEVLEEPKILVIKSTVPVGTNAELARRMKEIARVPFDVASNPEFLKEGAAIEDFNKPDRVVVGARREEVADKLHELYAPFLRTDRPFLVMSPESAEMTKYVANCLLATKISFINEMANLCEAYGADINEVRRGIGHDQRIGFHFLHPGVGYGGSCFPKDVRAAIHMATSKGMPARMMESVDEVNEAQKHVLFGKLKAHFKDALGSATIAVWGLAFKPRTDDIREAPALVLIDALLKEGATVRVHDPEAIPNVKAIYGDKIAYCDRPYGAIEQADALVIATEWNEFRNPDFEVMRRLLRQPVIFDGRNVYDPARMAALGFAYEGIGLPPCRG from the coding sequence GTGAAGATCGCTGTCATCGGGACCGGGTATGTCGGGCTGGTGCAGGGGACGTGCCTGGCGGAGAGCGGCAACGACGTCGTCTGCATCGACAAGATCGCGGAGAAGGTCGAGGGGCTGAAGCGGGGGAAGATCCCGATCTACGAGCCCGGGCTCGCGGAGCTGGTCCACCGCAACACCCGCGACGGCCGACTCTCGTTCACGACGAGCCTGGCCGAGGGGATCCGGGAGGCCGAGATCGTCTTCATCGCCGTCGGCACGCCGCAGGGCGACCACGGCGGCGCGGACCTGTCCGGCGTCTGGGCGGTCGGCACGCAGGTGGCCGAGGTCCTGGAGGAGCCCAAGATCCTGGTCATCAAGAGCACGGTCCCGGTCGGCACCAACGCCGAGCTCGCCCGCCGCATGAAGGAGATCGCCCGGGTCCCGTTCGACGTCGCCAGCAACCCCGAGTTCCTCAAGGAAGGCGCCGCGATCGAGGACTTCAACAAGCCCGACCGCGTGGTCGTCGGCGCCCGCCGCGAGGAGGTCGCGGACAAGCTCCACGAGCTGTACGCCCCGTTCCTGCGCACGGACCGGCCGTTCCTGGTCATGTCGCCGGAGAGCGCCGAGATGACCAAGTACGTCGCCAACTGCCTGCTGGCGACGAAGATCAGCTTCATCAACGAGATGGCCAACCTGTGCGAGGCCTACGGCGCGGACATCAACGAGGTGCGCCGGGGCATCGGCCACGACCAGCGGATCGGCTTCCACTTCCTGCACCCGGGCGTCGGCTACGGCGGGAGCTGCTTCCCCAAGGACGTCCGCGCGGCCATCCACATGGCGACGTCCAAGGGGATGCCGGCCCGCATGATGGAGTCCGTCGACGAGGTCAACGAGGCCCAGAAGCACGTCCTCTTCGGCAAGCTCAAGGCCCACTTCAAGGACGCCCTGGGCTCGGCCACCATCGCCGTCTGGGGGCTCGCCTTCAAGCCGAGGACCGACGACATCCGCGAGGCCCCGGCGCTCGTGCTCATCGACGCCCTCCTGAAGGAAGGGGCCACCGTCCGGGTGCACGACCCGGAGGCCATCCCCAACGTGAAGGCCATCTACGGCGACAAGATCGCCTACTGCGACCGGCCTTATGGCGCCATCGAGCAGGCCGACGCCCTGGTCATCGCCACCGAGTGGAACGAGTTCCGCAACCCGGACTTCGAAGTCATGCGCCGGCTGCTCCGCCAGCCCGTCATCTTCGACGGCCGCAACGTCTACGACCCTGCCCGCATGGCCGCCCTGGGCTTCGCCTACGAGGGCATCGGCCTGCCGCCCTGCCGGGGGTGA
- a CDS encoding glycosyltransferase, with the protein MIHVGIVCPNSPGHVNPMIALADAVRARGRRVTFFLMGEPPAPVAAAGFEAVSLGGTVFPAEEYRAAFLRLGSLQGRAALDYTIALFRRSAEAALAVGPGVVREAGVTHLLVDQASTTGGTVADQLGLPFATVCNALILHPDPDAPPYFTPWVPGKSGWTRLRNRIAWAGLGRKTRPILDLIREHRRRHGLTVPRRLADTWSTRLQISQQPAAFEFPRSALPASFRFAGPLRLPGGYPRVDFPWDRLDGRPLIYASLGTLQNRVASAFRTIAEACDGLEAQLVISTGHGVAPEALGDLPGRPVVVPYAPQLELLSRAALAVTHAGLNTALDALSLGVPMVATPVTNEQPGIAARIAWTGSGEALPSLDRLTPAAIRPAILRVLRDPSYRHAAARIRTSILAAGGASRAAEWIDAELIGTPRLPEVVEPQYQDVARPASAPSDR; encoded by the coding sequence GTGATCCATGTCGGCATCGTCTGCCCGAACTCGCCGGGGCACGTCAACCCGATGATCGCGCTGGCCGACGCGGTCCGCGCCCGGGGCCGACGCGTCACCTTCTTCCTGATGGGAGAGCCGCCCGCGCCGGTCGCGGCCGCCGGCTTCGAGGCCGTCTCGCTGGGCGGCACCGTCTTCCCGGCGGAAGAGTACCGGGCCGCGTTCCTGCGCCTCGGCTCGCTCCAGGGCCGCGCGGCGCTCGACTACACGATCGCCCTCTTCCGCCGCTCGGCCGAGGCCGCACTGGCGGTCGGCCCGGGCGTCGTCCGCGAGGCCGGGGTCACCCACCTGCTCGTCGACCAGGCCTCGACGACCGGCGGCACCGTGGCCGACCAGCTCGGGCTGCCGTTCGCGACCGTCTGCAACGCCCTGATCCTGCACCCGGACCCGGACGCCCCTCCGTACTTCACGCCCTGGGTACCCGGCAAGTCCGGGTGGACGCGGCTGCGGAACCGGATCGCCTGGGCGGGGCTGGGGCGGAAGACCCGGCCGATCCTGGACCTGATCCGCGAGCACCGCCGGCGCCACGGGTTGACTGTCCCGCGCCGGCTGGCCGACACCTGGTCGACGCGCCTCCAGATCAGCCAGCAGCCGGCGGCCTTCGAGTTCCCCCGCTCGGCCTTGCCGGCCTCGTTCCGGTTCGCCGGCCCGCTCCGGCTCCCCGGCGGCTACCCGCGGGTGGACTTCCCCTGGGACCGGCTGGACGGCCGCCCCCTGATCTACGCCTCGCTGGGCACGCTCCAGAATCGGGTCGCGTCCGCCTTCCGGACGATCGCCGAGGCCTGCGACGGGCTCGAGGCCCAGCTCGTGATCTCGACCGGCCACGGCGTCGCGCCGGAAGCCCTGGGCGACCTCCCGGGCCGGCCCGTCGTCGTCCCCTACGCGCCCCAGCTCGAGCTGCTGTCCCGCGCCGCCCTGGCCGTCACCCACGCCGGCCTGAACACGGCCCTGGACGCCCTGAGCCTGGGCGTGCCCATGGTCGCCACGCCGGTCACCAACGAGCAGCCCGGCATCGCCGCCCGGATCGCCTGGACGGGCTCCGGCGAGGCCCTCCCCTCCCTCGACCGCCTCACCCCCGCGGCCATTCGCCCGGCGATCCTCCGCGTCCTCCGCGACCCCTCCTACCGCCACGCCGCCGCCCGCATCCGCACCTCCATCCTCGCCGCCGGCGGCGCCTCGCGGGCCGCCGAGTGGATCGACGCCGAGCTGATCGGGACCCCGCGCCTCCCGGAGGTCGTCGAGCCGCAATATCAGGACGTCGCCCGGCCGGCGTCGGCGCCATCCGATCGATGA
- a CDS encoding type II toxin-antitoxin system Phd/YefM family antitoxin produces the protein MSTITLREAQATLPELVRRLASGEEVIITEGDRPVARLVPATPSVEARPVARLGALRGTVLSMERFDDPAARR, from the coding sequence ATGTCCACGATCACCCTCCGGGAGGCCCAGGCGACCTTGCCTGAGCTCGTCCGCCGCCTGGCCTCCGGCGAGGAGGTCATCATCACCGAGGGCGACCGGCCCGTCGCCAGGCTGGTGCCGGCCACCCCCTCCGTGGAGGCGCGGCCCGTCGCCCGGCTGGGGGCGCTACGCGGGACGGTCCTTTCCATGGAGCGTTTCGACGACCCAGCAGCGAGACGATGA
- a CDS encoding type II toxin-antitoxin system VapC family toxin: MGIRRSPCHTDGGWTGRSRTWHWSSCPITLDHAERQASLPRHHRDPFDRLLVAQAHLEGVPIVSADSSFDACGVTRLW; this comes from the coding sequence GTGGGAATCCGCCGCTCTCCCTGCCATACCGACGGTGGATGGACAGGGCGATCGCGGACCTGGCATTGGTCGTCCTGCCCCATCACGCTCGATCATGCCGAGCGCCAGGCGAGCCTCCCGCGGCATCATCGCGACCCTTTCGATCGCCTGCTCGTGGCCCAGGCGCACCTCGAAGGCGTCCCGATCGTGAGCGCCGATTCGTCCTTCGATGCCTGCGGCGTGACGCGGCTCTGGTGA
- a CDS encoding helix-turn-helix domain-containing protein — MRRGEPRKRDDAPVSVEPSGGNVFADLGLKDPEELLAKAQLVQRIADILDERQLTQAAAAELLDIGQPKVSALLRGKLAGFSTDRLFRFLNALGRDVEIVIRPARDGREADTRVVSA; from the coding sequence ATGAGGAGAGGCGAGCCGAGGAAGAGAGACGACGCTCCGGTGAGCGTTGAGCCATCCGGCGGCAACGTCTTCGCCGACCTGGGCCTGAAGGACCCCGAGGAACTCCTGGCGAAGGCCCAGCTCGTGCAGCGGATCGCCGACATCCTCGACGAGCGGCAGCTCACCCAGGCCGCGGCGGCCGAGCTCCTGGACATCGGCCAGCCCAAGGTCTCGGCCCTCCTCCGCGGCAAGCTCGCGGGCTTCTCCACCGATCGCCTCTTCCGGTTCCTCAACGCCCTGGGCCGCGACGTCGAGATCGTCATACGCCCCGCCCGGGACGGCCGCGAGGCCGACACGCGGGTCGTCTCCGCCTGA
- a CDS encoding DUF3037 domain-containing protein: MNARPGYYSIIQFCPDLSRLEAANVGVILFCPESSFLEARVSPDNSRIQKFFGKQSFDWTRVNSYKAAVQERLEREGAEFRKPEDLEAFARRHGNAIQITAPRPVTVGDPARDLDQLFEEVVGVRKRPNSAGGFRRQLARKLGQAQLGRKLRRDIELEVPGLQKRIEVPFGYKNGRFNLIQPVSFRSDDPAQVVRTASVHAVEGIALYREPDPRLGDLQLVVVGNFASSRRDTRDRVGRILHQGAVQLYASSEVDDLIADIQAHGKELDDELEMAPR, from the coding sequence ATGAACGCAAGACCCGGCTACTACTCGATCATCCAGTTCTGTCCCGACCTGTCTCGGCTCGAGGCGGCGAACGTCGGCGTGATCCTCTTTTGCCCGGAGTCGAGCTTCCTGGAGGCGCGGGTCTCGCCGGATAATTCCCGGATTCAGAAGTTCTTCGGGAAGCAGTCCTTCGACTGGACGCGGGTCAACTCGTACAAGGCGGCGGTCCAGGAGCGCCTGGAGCGGGAGGGCGCCGAGTTCCGGAAGCCGGAGGACCTGGAGGCGTTCGCGCGTCGGCATGGCAACGCCATCCAGATCACCGCGCCGCGGCCGGTCACCGTCGGAGATCCGGCGAGGGACCTGGATCAGCTCTTCGAGGAGGTGGTCGGGGTCCGCAAGCGGCCCAACTCCGCCGGCGGCTTCAGGCGGCAACTGGCCCGGAAGCTGGGCCAGGCGCAGCTCGGGCGTAAGCTCAGGCGGGACATCGAGCTCGAGGTCCCGGGACTTCAGAAGCGGATCGAGGTCCCCTTCGGATACAAGAACGGCCGCTTCAACCTGATCCAGCCAGTCAGCTTCCGTTCCGATGACCCGGCCCAAGTCGTACGGACCGCCAGCGTCCACGCCGTCGAGGGGATAGCCCTCTATCGCGAGCCCGATCCCCGACTGGGCGACCTCCAACTCGTCGTCGTCGGGAACTTCGCCTCCAGCCGCCGGGACACCAGGGACCGGGTCGGCCGCATCCTCCACCAGGGAGCGGTCCAGCTCTACGCATCCTCCGAGGTCGATGACCTGATCGCCGACATCCAGGCCCACGGCAAGGAGCTCGACGATGAGCTCGAGATGGCCCCGCGCTGA
- a CDS encoding HipA family kinase, with protein sequence MSRSRDPWQPTRILRQEIGLGTGTRPIKVVTDRAKAYLKAMGNPEGPHVLACDLLGTQLARWLGLPTFDFAVIEVKAEYGLRFLGGEPVTPGPAFLTREDAGDGWGGSDRQLDQLINPEDLTRLVILDTWILNCDRYAPGGSRINWRNVFLSEQAPAGRFLVRAMDHSHCFTCGRPLTPRIGHIDPIRDERIYGLFPEFRPRLDSTAGLEAARRLGEFRRSDADSLTQGIPQEWDVDRATRDALAQFLTSRAAFLGASIMDKLCPNEG encoded by the coding sequence ATGAGCCGCTCCCGAGATCCCTGGCAACCGACGCGCATCCTCCGCCAGGAAATTGGCCTCGGGACGGGGACCCGGCCCATCAAGGTGGTCACGGATCGGGCGAAGGCGTACCTGAAAGCGATGGGGAACCCGGAGGGCCCGCATGTCCTCGCCTGTGACCTCCTCGGGACGCAACTGGCGAGGTGGCTGGGCCTGCCGACCTTCGATTTCGCCGTGATCGAGGTGAAGGCCGAGTACGGGCTGAGATTCCTCGGCGGAGAGCCCGTCACGCCAGGGCCGGCATTCCTCACCAGGGAGGATGCGGGAGACGGCTGGGGCGGTTCCGATCGGCAGCTCGACCAGCTCATCAACCCCGAGGATCTCACCCGGCTCGTGATCCTCGACACCTGGATTTTGAACTGCGACCGATACGCCCCGGGAGGTTCGCGGATCAACTGGAGGAATGTCTTCCTCAGCGAACAGGCCCCGGCCGGGCGATTCCTCGTCCGGGCCATGGACCACTCGCACTGCTTCACGTGCGGCAGGCCGCTCACTCCCAGGATCGGCCACATCGACCCGATTCGGGACGAACGGATCTACGGACTGTTCCCGGAATTCCGGCCGCGGCTGGACTCGACCGCCGGGCTCGAAGCCGCCCGCCGACTCGGCGAGTTCCGCCGAAGCGACGCCGACTCGTTGACGCAAGGCATTCCTCAAGAATGGGATGTGGATCGAGCGACGAGAGACGCCCTGGCCCAGTTCCTGACCTCTAGAGCGGCCTTCCTGGGCGCCTCTATAATGGATAAGCTCTGCCCCAACGAAGGCTGA